The nucleotide sequence TGATCTCGGCATCCGCGGGCGACGACATCGACCGGTTGCCGGCCTCCGCCTGACCCGGGGCTCACCGCAGCACAGGTGAGCCTGCACGACTGTGAGTCGGTCCTGATCGACAGGGCCCTCTGTGCTCCGGCTTACATTCGCCGTCCACCAGTACTCGGACGAGGGGACGTCAGTCATGCGCGGCGACGACGAGATCATCGGCCTGCTCAACGAGCAGCTCACCAGCGAGCTCACGGCGATCAACCAGTACTTCCTGCACGCCAAGATGCAGCAGAACTGGGGCCTGACCAAGATGGCGGCCTACACCCGCGCCGAGTCGATCGACGAGATGCGGCACGCCGAGGAGATCACCGACCGGATCCTGTTCCTGGAGGGGCTCCCGAACTACCAGCGTCTCGGCACCCTGAACATCGGGCAGAGCGTGCGCGAGCAGCTGCAGGCGGACCTGGCGATCGAGGTGGCGGTCGTGGAGCGGCTGCGCCCGGGCATTGGGCTGTGCCGCGACAAGGGTGACATCACCACGGCCAACCTGTTCGAGAAGATCCTCGCCGACGAGGAGCACCACATCGACTACATCGAGACCAACCTGGAGCTGATGGACCGGCTCGGCGAGCAGCTCTACCTCGCGCAGCTGGTCGACCAGCCGCCGACGGCGGGCTGATCGACCATATAGTTATGACAGTTTTCGCGTTCCGGCGATGAACTGGGGTACGGGACACCCACGATCGTGAATGTGCTCGGTCGATGATGAACCGGCACGGCACGACGCAGTAGGGCGAGGCGGGCCGCCGCGAAGCCCGTGTCGTCAACCTCGGAGCGCCTGAGCAGGATCCGGCGGACCGGGTGTCCGGCGATGAGCC is from Pseudonocardia autotrophica and encodes:
- the bfr gene encoding bacterioferritin codes for the protein MRGDDEIIGLLNEQLTSELTAINQYFLHAKMQQNWGLTKMAAYTRAESIDEMRHAEEITDRILFLEGLPNYQRLGTLNIGQSVREQLQADLAIEVAVVERLRPGIGLCRDKGDITTANLFEKILADEEHHIDYIETNLELMDRLGEQLYLAQLVDQPPTAG